A single window of Senegalia massiliensis DNA harbors:
- a CDS encoding YwmB family TATA-box binding protein yields MYGKRLIITVILILILAFSNYTVSASIRNNLEQPIVTAFNNTNANLIEISIKAQGTINEEFMSQKDIKKLGQDLKNKFNIIGELENNNNIKQLNSTEKLYSIDYIESKNNKKAIVSGLDKNNRFVTINVLTYNDKYSNLNRTELIVNITSENVNNYKKIESNVQKIFEEYNTIPNITSKAIGTFEGNIKSEEKFNIISHITKKIDARIVEEYKNPDILSISAYSPNIDNHIYTGKNKMNLNIAMRHNYTEDKTYIFIATPIIDGGY; encoded by the coding sequence ATGTATGGTAAAAGGTTAATAATAACTGTAATATTAATACTTATTTTAGCTTTCTCAAATTATACAGTATCAGCTAGCATAAGGAATAATCTAGAACAACCAATTGTAACAGCATTTAATAATACAAATGCAAATTTAATAGAAATAAGCATAAAAGCTCAAGGAACAATAAATGAAGAATTTATGTCCCAAAAAGATATTAAAAAACTAGGACAAGACTTAAAAAATAAGTTTAACATAATAGGTGAGCTTGAAAACAATAATAATATTAAACAATTGAACTCTACAGAAAAACTGTATAGTATAGATTATATAGAAAGTAAAAATAATAAAAAAGCAATAGTCTCTGGGTTGGATAAAAATAACAGATTTGTCACAATAAATGTTTTGACATACAATGACAAATATAGTAATCTTAATAGGACTGAATTAATAGTTAACATAACATCTGAAAATGTTAATAATTACAAAAAAATTGAAAGTAATGTCCAAAAAATATTTGAAGAATATAATACAATACCAAACATAACTTCAAAAGCAATAGGAACATTTGAAGGAAATATAAAATCTGAAGAAAAATTTAATATAATATCCCATATAACAAAAAAAATAGATGCAAGAATTGTTGAAGAATATAAAAATCCAGATATTTTAAGTATTAGTGCCTATTCACCAAATATAGATAATCATATATATACAGGTAAGAATAAGATGAATTTAAATATCGCTATGAGGCATAATTATACTGAAGACAAAACTTATATCTTCATTGCAACTCCAATTATTGACGGTGGATATTAG
- the murA gene encoding UDP-N-acetylglucosamine 1-carboxyvinyltransferase — MPKLIVEKSPPLKGKVKISGAKNSALPIMAATLLSTDKCELTEVPNLRDVNVMKEVLNSLGADVKKTSDESYNINAKNLNNSEAPYELMTKMRASFLVMGPLLARLKKARISMPGGCAIGTRPIDLHLKGFKALGAEIEVGHGYVEAKVEDRLKGNRIYLDFPSVGATENIMMAAVMAEGETILENVAQEPEIVDLANFLNKLGADVKGAGTNTIKINGVDELKNCNHTIIPDRIEAGTYMVAAAMTGGDITIENIELDHVKSIISKLKESNIEFTEVKNNTLRVVAPKTIKAVDVKTLPYPGFPTDMQAQVMAMMSMAEGTSVIIETIFENRFMHVNELRRMGADIKIDGRSAIVTGQEKLLGAPVNATDLRAGAALILTGLISDGITEVNQIHHIDRGYSNIEQKLTNLGAKIKRVEVEMETGA; from the coding sequence GTGCCAAAACTCATAGTAGAAAAAAGCCCTCCATTAAAGGGGAAAGTTAAAATAAGTGGAGCAAAAAATTCAGCCCTACCTATTATGGCAGCAACATTACTATCAACAGATAAATGTGAACTTACTGAAGTACCAAATTTAAGAGATGTAAATGTAATGAAAGAAGTACTAAATTCACTTGGAGCAGATGTAAAAAAAACAAGTGATGAATCATATAATATAAACGCTAAAAACTTAAATAATTCAGAAGCACCATATGAACTTATGACTAAGATGAGAGCATCATTCTTGGTTATGGGTCCACTTCTTGCAAGATTAAAAAAAGCAAGAATATCTATGCCAGGTGGATGTGCAATAGGAACAAGACCTATAGATTTACACTTAAAAGGATTTAAAGCATTAGGAGCAGAAATAGAAGTAGGTCATGGATATGTAGAAGCAAAAGTGGAAGATAGATTAAAAGGAAATAGAATATATTTAGATTTCCCAAGTGTAGGAGCAACAGAAAATATAATGATGGCAGCAGTAATGGCAGAAGGAGAAACAATACTTGAAAATGTAGCTCAAGAGCCGGAAATAGTAGATTTAGCTAATTTTTTGAATAAACTAGGTGCTGATGTTAAAGGTGCAGGTACTAATACAATAAAGATTAATGGAGTAGATGAATTAAAAAATTGCAATCATACAATAATACCAGATAGAATAGAAGCTGGAACGTATATGGTGGCAGCAGCTATGACAGGTGGAGATATTACAATAGAAAATATTGAACTTGACCATGTTAAGTCTATAATATCTAAACTTAAAGAATCAAATATAGAATTCACTGAAGTTAAAAATAATACTTTAAGAGTAGTAGCACCAAAAACTATAAAAGCAGTAGATGTAAAAACACTTCCTTATCCAGGATTTCCAACAGATATGCAAGCTCAAGTTATGGCAATGATGAGTATGGCAGAAGGTACAAGTGTAATAATAGAAACAATATTTGAAAATCGCTTTATGCATGTAAATGAACTTAGAAGAATGGGTGCAGACATCAAAATAGATGGAAGAAGTGCAATAGTAACAGGACAAGAAAAGCTTTTAGGAGCACCTGTAAATGCAACAGATTTAAGAGCAGGAGCCGCACTTATACTTACAGGACTTATATCTGATGGTATTACTGAAGTAAATCAAATACATCATATTGATAGAGGATATTCAAATATAGAACAAAAACTTACTAATTTAGGAGCAAAAATTAAAAGAGTAGAAGTGGAAATGGAAACAGGAGCTTAA
- a CDS encoding ATP-binding protein codes for MKKTIKFKMIAIFVLIFIVLAANSIWSIYNFNNLNHSIEEIMESNYASVVAAQNMIVALERQDSAELSHMFDDNKNSQNVFLENEKVFLKWLARAEDNITEKGEEEVIKVINDLYTGYIEDYYNLIEIQNTKGIEESRNYYYNKILPTFEKSKKEVRNLQLLNQNSMIEQRNEAQKIAKNASYSTSIISLITILLGVILVFYLVNKIVKPIRNLIDKIKKIAEGDYTQQLDVTGDDEISELSKEFNIMSEKLKKYDLLSIRRLMKEKQKSESIVESISDGIIVTDEDNKIILVNNAAEKALNIKETKVINRHFLEGINKEEIFNIIKNIKNKSNLSDTKKYTDITIENDEEIKHYNVNVKPIRNKDGENIGMVTLMQDITKLKEVDQMKSDFVSTVSHEFRTPLTSIGMSVGLLLEGITGEITEDQKELLDAIKEDNERLKSLVSDLLDLSRLESGKIQMDIDSYDINNIINHSVKPFYRQAEEKNTTINIDIKENTSKVKADFNKISWVLTNLIGNALRYTPEDGTGKIEIKVKDTANKVLVSVADNGKGIPEDHQKKIFEKFIQVKDVNGENTGGTGLGLAISKEIVNAHGGDIWVESNIGEGTIFYFTLYIGGK; via the coding sequence ATGAAAAAAACTATTAAATTTAAAATGATAGCAATATTTGTTTTAATATTTATAGTATTGGCTGCTAATAGTATTTGGTCAATTTATAACTTTAATAATTTAAATCATTCCATAGAAGAAATAATGGAATCAAACTATGCTAGTGTGGTTGCAGCACAGAATATGATAGTAGCATTAGAAAGACAGGATAGTGCAGAGTTATCTCATATGTTTGATGATAATAAAAACTCTCAAAATGTATTTTTAGAAAATGAGAAAGTATTTTTAAAATGGTTAGCACGAGCAGAAGATAATATAACAGAAAAGGGAGAAGAGGAAGTAATTAAAGTTATAAACGATTTATATACGGGTTATATAGAAGACTATTATAATTTAATAGAAATTCAAAACACCAAAGGGATAGAAGAATCTAGAAATTATTACTATAATAAAATCCTTCCTACTTTTGAAAAAAGTAAAAAAGAGGTTAGAAATCTTCAATTACTTAATCAAAATTCAATGATTGAACAAAGAAATGAAGCTCAAAAAATAGCTAAAAATGCATCCTATTCTACTTCTATAATTTCACTAATAACTATACTGTTAGGGGTTATTTTAGTTTTTTACTTAGTGAATAAAATAGTTAAACCTATTAGAAATTTAATAGATAAAATAAAGAAAATTGCAGAAGGCGACTATACTCAGCAATTAGATGTAACAGGGGATGATGAAATTTCAGAGTTATCTAAGGAATTTAATATAATGTCTGAAAAACTTAAAAAATATGATTTATTAAGTATTAGAAGATTAATGAAGGAAAAACAAAAATCTGAGTCAATTGTTGAGAGTATAAGTGATGGAATTATAGTAACAGATGAGGATAATAAGATAATTTTAGTTAATAATGCAGCAGAAAAAGCTTTAAACATAAAAGAAACGAAGGTAATTAATAGACACTTTTTAGAAGGGATAAACAAAGAAGAGATTTTTAATATTATAAAGAATATTAAAAATAAAAGTAATTTAAGTGATACTAAAAAATATACAGATATTACTATAGAGAATGATGAAGAAATAAAGCACTATAATGTAAATGTTAAGCCTATAAGAAATAAAGATGGAGAAAATATTGGAATGGTCACATTGATGCAGGATATAACTAAACTAAAAGAAGTAGATCAAATGAAATCCGACTTTGTCTCTACAGTTTCACATGAGTTTAGAACTCCATTAACATCTATAGGAATGTCAGTAGGATTATTGCTTGAGGGTATAACCGGAGAGATTACAGAAGATCAAAAAGAATTATTAGATGCTATTAAAGAAGATAATGAAAGGTTGAAAAGTCTTGTAAGTGATTTATTAGATTTATCAAGATTAGAGTCAGGAAAAATACAGATGGATATAGATTCTTATGATATAAATAATATAATAAATCATTCTGTGAAACCTTTTTATAGACAAGCAGAAGAAAAAAATACTACTATTAATATAGATATAAAAGAAAATACATCTAAAGTAAAAGCAGATTTTAATAAAATATCATGGGTGCTTACTAATCTTATTGGAAATGCATTAAGATATACTCCAGAAGATGGAACAGGAAAAATTGAAATTAAAGTAAAAGATACAGCTAATAAAGTGTTAGTATCTGTAGCAGATAATGGCAAAGGAATTCCAGAAGATCATCAAAAAAAAATTTTTGAAAAATTTATTCAGGTAAAAGATGTGAATGGAGAAAATACTGGAGGAACTGGATTAGGATTGGCTATTAGCAAGGAAATAGTAAATGCTCATGGAGGAGATATATGGGTAGAAAGCAATATAGGTGAAGGAACTATATTTTATTTTACTCTTTATATAGGAGGGAAATAG
- a CDS encoding response regulator transcription factor, translating to MEKILIIEDEKNIILPLKMFLLKLGYDVKIATDGIEGIRIAQEIIPNIILLDIILPKMNGYLVCKALKDESETKNIPIIFMSAKTQEKDIKKAYDVGGEDYIIKPFIHKDIEKILNKYLKED from the coding sequence ATGGAAAAGATATTAATAATAGAAGATGAAAAGAATATAATATTACCTTTAAAAATGTTTCTACTAAAACTAGGCTATGATGTGAAAATAGCTACAGATGGAATAGAAGGTATAAGGATTGCCCAAGAGATTATTCCAAATATAATCCTTTTAGATATAATTCTGCCTAAAATGAATGGGTATCTAGTATGTAAAGCACTAAAGGATGAATCAGAGACAAAAAACATTCCGATAATTTTTATGAGTGCTAAAACACAAGAAAAGGATATAAAAAAGGCCTATGATGTAGGAGGAGAAGATTATATAATAAAACCTTTTATTCATAAAGATATAGAAAAAATATTAAATAAATATTTAAAGGAGGATTAG
- a CDS encoding response regulator, whose translation MVKKILIVDDEKNIRMTLKHSLKSQEFDISMAVNGEEALENIKNNKFDLILLDIKMPGLDGMEVLKKIRDNGNNVNVIMMTAYGSVEKAVEAMKLGAIDFISKPFTHEEIRNIVKEVLGREELMEEDLDTSKDILEYAKKCILSNRYDEARIYLKKAIGGDVNSPEPHNLLGVLEEYEGKLDLAQKHYRAALALDPTYESANRNLQRTVQMRYTRQGISLGGSKDEKK comes from the coding sequence ATGGTAAAAAAAATACTAATTGTTGATGATGAGAAAAATATAAGAATGACATTAAAGCATTCGTTAAAGAGTCAAGAGTTTGATATATCTATGGCTGTAAATGGTGAGGAAGCATTAGAGAATATTAAAAATAATAAGTTTGATTTAATACTTTTAGACATTAAAATGCCAGGACTTGATGGAATGGAAGTGTTAAAGAAAATAAGGGACAATGGTAATAACGTAAATGTTATCATGATGACTGCCTATGGCAGTGTGGAAAAAGCTGTAGAAGCTATGAAACTTGGAGCTATTGACTTTATAAGTAAACCTTTTACACATGAAGAAATTAGAAATATTGTTAAAGAAGTCTTGGGAAGAGAAGAATTAATGGAAGAAGATTTAGACACTTCTAAAGATATATTAGAATATGCCAAGAAGTGTATTTTAAGTAATCGATATGATGAAGCTAGGATATATTTAAAAAAAGCTATAGGAGGAGATGTAAACTCTCCAGAACCTCATAATCTGTTAGGGGTATTAGAAGAATATGAAGGTAAACTAGATTTAGCACAAAAACATTATAGAGCTGCCCTAGCATTAGATCCTACGTATGAGTCTGCTAATAGAAATCTTCAGAGAACAGTTCAAATGAGGTATACAAGACAAGGTATTTCTTTAGGAGGAAGTAAGGATGAGAAAAAATAA
- a CDS encoding potassium channel family protein, producing the protein MRKNNKDEYIIIVGCGRLGSHLASLLSKARKSVVVIDNKEDAFNRLSDDFSGFTIEADAIEEETLLEAKINRADVVVTTTNDDNTNVMIAQIAKTIYGVPKVIARLFDPSRQEMYEELDIDTICPTILSAVEFKNIIIGSGEEY; encoded by the coding sequence ATGAGAAAAAATAATAAAGACGAATATATTATTATTGTAGGATGTGGAAGGCTAGGATCTCATCTTGCTAGCCTTCTTTCAAAGGCAAGAAAAAGTGTGGTTGTTATTGATAATAAGGAAGATGCTTTTAATAGATTATCAGATGACTTTAGTGGTTTTACAATAGAGGCAGATGCCATAGAAGAGGAGACCCTATTAGAAGCTAAAATAAATAGAGCAGATGTGGTAGTTACTACAACTAATGATGATAATACAAATGTGATGATTGCTCAGATTGCGAAAACTATATATGGAGTACCAAAGGTTATAGCAAGACTATTTGATCCTTCTAGACAAGAAATGTACGAGGAGTTAGACATAGATACAATATGTCCTACTATTTTATCAGCAGTGGAATTTAAAAACATTATAATTGGCTCAGGGGAGGAGTATTAG
- a CDS encoding potassium channel family protein, which produces MNIIIVGGGKEIHFLTKSFISKGYNVTIINNSMEDSKLLAKVHEKAIVVHGDGTKPYVLEDAGAAYSHMIIALTPKDPDNLVICQIAQKMFKIKKTFAVVNDPKNVKIFEILGVDTVISTASIISSLIEQRVSVDDITNLMPIEAGKVSMMEIEVKGEFPIVNNNLKDINLPNDAIISCILRGNEAIIPRGDTIIYKGDKLIILSLPKVQSETLKEIRGRVD; this is translated from the coding sequence ATGAATATTATAATTGTTGGAGGAGGTAAGGAAATTCATTTTCTTACAAAGTCATTTATATCGAAAGGATATAATGTAACAATAATAAATAATAGTATGGAAGACAGTAAATTATTAGCAAAAGTACATGAGAAGGCAATTGTGGTTCATGGAGATGGAACAAAACCTTATGTATTAGAAGATGCAGGAGCAGCCTATTCACATATGATAATAGCCCTTACTCCAAAGGACCCTGATAATTTAGTAATATGTCAAATAGCTCAGAAGATGTTTAAAATAAAAAAAACATTTGCTGTTGTTAATGACCCTAAAAATGTAAAAATATTCGAAATTTTGGGTGTGGATACTGTTATTAGTACAGCTAGTATAATTTCATCATTGATAGAACAGAGAGTATCTGTAGATGATATAACAAATCTTATGCCTATAGAAGCTGGGAAGGTATCTATGATGGAAATAGAGGTGAAGGGTGAATTTCCAATAGTAAATAATAATCTAAAAGATATTAATCTTCCAAATGATGCTATAATAAGTTGTATTTTAAGAGGGAATGAGGCTATAATACCTAGAGGAGATACAATTATATATAAAGGGGATAAATTAATAATATTATCTTTACCAAAGGTTCAGTCTGAAACCCTTAAAGAGATAAGGGGAAGGGTTGATTAA
- a CDS encoding TrkH family potassium uptake protein: protein MLYLEQIKQRYELIIGYVGTIILGLGVVLLFPLLLYPIYPSEIIDMKFFIIPSMIAIILGYIMRRSLKTVKDVTLTIQEGGVIVIFSWIFTILISALPFILSGKLNFTQAIFESVSGWTTTGLSVVDVTKTSHMFLLWRSLMQFFGGAGLAVVMLSAIIGPHGLGLYEAEGRSDKLLPNVTRSTKLIMTIYSSYVLAGVILYILAGMDWFGAINHSIAALSTGGFSTEVESIGAYNSISIELITIILMIAGTINFAAHFLLIRGKIKEFFKVGEIRFMFFLFSLSIPITAFISLRSLYGSLGRGFRVAAFEIISALSTTGFSTVGYGDWNYFAVFILIILMIIGGGAGSTAGGIKQYRIYIMIKSLIWNIKGYFTPNNAIKQDYINRPEGKYYVTNSHISQVSNFITIYLIFYIIGVLVMLAYGYPLQDSMFEFASSLGTVGLSVGITSPDAPMLVLWTQIFGMMLGRLEFFVIFFAGIKIFRDGRFIFSRQ, encoded by the coding sequence ATGCTATATTTAGAGCAAATTAAACAAAGGTATGAACTGATAATAGGATATGTTGGAACTATTATTTTAGGTTTAGGTGTAGTATTATTGTTTCCTCTATTATTATATCCAATATATCCTTCAGAAATAATTGATATGAAATTTTTCATTATACCTTCTATGATAGCAATAATATTAGGTTATATAATGAGAAGGAGTCTTAAAACAGTTAAAGATGTTACTTTAACTATACAAGAAGGCGGAGTAATTGTTATATTTTCGTGGATTTTTACCATACTAATATCCGCTCTTCCTTTTATATTGTCAGGAAAATTAAATTTTACTCAAGCTATATTTGAGTCAGTAAGTGGATGGACTACAACAGGACTTTCTGTAGTTGATGTAACTAAAACTTCTCATATGTTTCTCTTATGGAGAAGTCTTATGCAGTTTTTTGGAGGAGCAGGATTAGCTGTAGTTATGCTATCGGCTATTATAGGACCTCATGGATTAGGTCTCTATGAAGCGGAAGGAAGATCAGATAAGTTATTACCTAATGTTACAAGATCTACTAAATTAATTATGACTATCTATTCTTCATATGTTTTAGCTGGAGTTATACTTTATATTCTAGCTGGTATGGATTGGTTTGGTGCAATAAACCATTCTATTGCTGCCTTGTCTACCGGAGGATTTTCAACAGAAGTAGAAAGTATAGGAGCTTATAATAGTATATCAATAGAGCTTATTACTATAATACTTATGATAGCAGGGACTATAAATTTCGCAGCACACTTTTTATTAATTAGAGGTAAAATTAAGGAATTTTTTAAAGTAGGAGAAATTAGGTTCATGTTTTTTTTATTTTCCTTATCAATACCTATTACAGCTTTTATATCTTTAAGATCTCTATATGGATCACTAGGTAGAGGATTTAGAGTGGCAGCTTTTGAAATAATTTCTGCATTATCTACTACAGGATTCTCTACAGTAGGATATGGCGATTGGAATTATTTTGCTGTGTTTATATTAATCATATTAATGATTATAGGTGGAGGAGCTGGATCAACAGCTGGAGGTATAAAACAATATAGAATATATATAATGATAAAATCTTTAATATGGAATATAAAAGGATATTTCACTCCTAATAACGCTATTAAACAAGACTATATTAATAGACCAGAAGGAAAATACTATGTTACAAATAGCCATATATCACAAGTAAGTAATTTTATAACAATATATTTGATATTTTATATTATTGGAGTATTAGTAATGTTAGCCTATGGTTATCCATTACAAGATTCTATGTTTGAGTTTGCATCAAGTCTTGGTACAGTAGGCTTATCAGTAGGAATAACTTCTCCTGATGCTCCTATGTTAGTTTTATGGACTCAAATATTTGGTATGATGTTAGGTAGATTAGAGTTTTTTGTAATATTCTTTGCAGGAATAAAAATATTTAGAGATGGTAGATTTATATTTAGTCGACAATAA
- the spoIID gene encoding stage II sporulation protein D, with protein MRSFLGLVGVIIFLIIIFPIIILFTWDEDINKDMVDQIKIDNKKNDIVDSLDLSVDIYDTETKNIISMDFEEYIKGVVAGEMPAKFEEEALKAQSVAARTYAISKIIAYNNGYRPEEHPEAPLCNTIHDQVWYSEEKLLELHGKEWMDKLFPKIEQAVDNTKGEIISYDGQIISEPLFHSSSGGMTEASEEVFASAEPYLRPVESPYETASPSVKDNFKISIEDFIKKLNGKYSNINITKENIEKRIELLERTSTGRVDKLKIGTITMTGRELRELFGFNSTNFTITINKDKNEVIIETLGNGHGVGMSQWGANGMAEKGSDYKEILKHYYTGVEILPIDNSMLQ; from the coding sequence GTGAGGTCATTTTTAGGATTAGTAGGAGTTATAATATTTCTGATTATAATATTTCCTATTATAATATTATTTACATGGGATGAAGATATTAATAAAGATATGGTAGACCAAATAAAGATAGATAATAAAAAGAATGATATAGTAGATTCCTTAGACTTATCAGTAGATATATATGATACTGAAACAAAGAATATAATAAGTATGGATTTTGAAGAGTATATAAAAGGGGTAGTAGCTGGTGAAATGCCTGCAAAATTTGAAGAAGAAGCATTAAAAGCACAGTCTGTAGCGGCAAGAACATATGCTATATCAAAAATAATTGCATATAATAATGGATATAGGCCAGAGGAGCATCCAGAAGCTCCCCTTTGCAATACAATTCATGACCAGGTTTGGTATTCAGAAGAGAAGTTGTTAGAACTTCATGGTAAAGAGTGGATGGATAAACTTTTCCCTAAAATAGAACAAGCAGTAGATAATACAAAAGGAGAAATAATTTCATATGATGGTCAGATTATATCAGAACCATTATTTCATTCATCAAGTGGCGGAATGACAGAAGCATCTGAAGAAGTATTTGCATCAGCAGAACCATATTTAAGACCAGTAGAAAGTCCTTATGAAACAGCTTCACCTAGTGTAAAAGATAATTTTAAAATTTCAATAGAGGATTTTATAAAAAAGTTAAATGGGAAATATTCTAATATAAATATCACAAAAGAAAATATAGAAAAAAGAATTGAACTATTAGAAAGAACATCTACAGGTAGAGTAGATAAATTAAAAATAGGTACAATAACAATGACAGGTCGTGAGCTTAGAGAATTATTTGGATTTAACTCCACAAACTTTACTATAACAATAAATAAAGACAAAAATGAAGTAATTATAGAAACACTTGGAAATGGCCATGGAGTAGGAATGAGTCAATGGGGAGCAAATGGCATGGCAGAAAAAGGTAGCGATTATAAAGAAATATTAAAACATTATTATACAGGTGTAGAAATTTTACCGATTGATAATTCAATGTTACAATAA
- a CDS encoding TetR/AcrR family transcriptional regulator, whose protein sequence is MPKIIEGIEDKIFTSAFDLFAEHGYKNVDMKIIAKKSGIAVGTLYNYYPNKKTLFLNVFSKSWIDTFKKLDNIIYGSLDKRIKIKKFVQILYDEIYERKGMGKHLIKSTKFNNQEINIKEELLLRLKKIISSDEKDEELKCKYEMRLLETILVTVITMMNEHTDEYEENIDYLSNYLWVIYQNIEKY, encoded by the coding sequence ATGCCTAAGATAATAGAAGGAATTGAAGATAAAATATTTACTTCTGCATTTGATTTATTTGCAGAACATGGGTATAAAAATGTTGATATGAAAATAATAGCAAAAAAATCTGGAATAGCAGTAGGCACATTATATAATTATTATCCAAATAAAAAAACATTATTTTTAAATGTATTTAGTAAAAGCTGGATAGATACATTTAAAAAATTAGATAATATCATATATGGAAGCTTAGATAAACGAATTAAAATTAAAAAATTTGTTCAAATATTATATGATGAAATTTATGAAAGAAAAGGAATGGGTAAGCATTTAATTAAATCTACTAAATTTAATAATCAAGAAATAAATATAAAAGAAGAATTATTATTAAGATTAAAGAAAATAATATCAAGTGATGAAAAGGATGAAGAATTAAAATGTAAATATGAAATGAGACTATTAGAAACAATATTAGTAACAGTTATAACAATGATGAATGAACATACAGATGAATATGAAGAAAATATAGATTATTTATCCAATTATCTATGGGTTATATATCAAAATATAGAAAAATATTAA